In the Hermetia illucens chromosome 1, iHerIll2.2.curated.20191125, whole genome shotgun sequence genome, GGACTGTTTGGACACTTTGggtaatatggcgaatcattacGCCCAAaacgatacagatatgctcgatagtctccgtgtccgctcaagaattgagttaggtcgaaacctactttgccttgaggtcgctcgatccatttccggatatcccatatgattttgtgagtccaatggcctttttctgactcttcCCACTTCTCtcgtttcagctcgtgcgaactatcgtcgacgggcaggagattctccgatgaggtacgttcgatcgtaaagtcgttgtatttctttcgccaggatTTCAACCGGGACCATTGCTGCTATCGCGCAAGCTGATTCATTGGAAATTGTtgtgtaagcgcaacatgttcggagtacacatATggtgatacgcagctccaatctttctcttattcccTATATTTCAAACTGACCAcctttgaaataaggagtcgacagcTCGGCCAGCGCtgcgatgttatatgccttggttgctgcacccacTACATGCAATCGAAAATTTAACCTctaatcattacacctaagtacttaagtgcaggcttggaatgaattgtttgcgttccaactttaattttcatggaagtgcactttctccgcttggtaataagtactacttccgccttatgctctgcgagctgcaggctagcattctctaaccaggatttaatctcatagactgcttcatttgcataaagctccacttcttcgagaaggcgtgcaacaaccgtcacacgaatatcgtctgcgaaaccaatggaggccacaccagtaggaaggtctaacgtcagtaccccacaagagtggccctaggacagacccttgtagaactccgcatgtcgtttggtatgatttcattccttcatctgattcgtagcacagaaccctatcgattaggaagtcggcaatgatacgcaccaggtacttcgccacgcctaagttgattatggactcaagtatcttgctccatcaagcggaattgaaggcattcttcacatcaagtgtaatcactgcttAACATTTGCCCtcatcaagtgcggtcttagctacTAGGCCAAGTGGATTCGTTGtagaccccccccccttctgtctgtctgtccgtcacacgaatttttctcggagactcttatagtgattgacaccaaatttgattggAAAGTGGGAACCacgaacgctcacgtatacattcaattacatccttttacattaaAATTAAGtctctacattttttttttcatcaaatacaatcatgtggcgtatcaaatgaaaggtctcgattaatactttccgttttgacatttgttggaaaggtggagaatgcggggggtcgaaagtgatcatttctttaacggacccattctcagaaactacccaaccgaaaaatttgaaaaaaagcaagaggctgccactatatggtgcttggaATCCGAAATATaccttccacaccgatatctgttcaaataaagttaataataatatattactataatttttagtaattggctacaaaacccCCTTTAGATTCATCTTAGCATCACTGCaatagtgatgtaggctataacatagagcatgattctaccaagtttggtggaaatctcaccattactaacaaagttataatacgtcaaagttgtcgcttctttgcaaattcaatactatgaatgtcaatatcacccgaaagtggatactctcatataatatatgcatatactaggtgctacatactaatggcacAACTGCACACTAAAGtgtctttacaaaagaaatacacaaaacctttcagcagcccgcttgcccactcccaaaaaccgtcgGCACTAGATTTGCGAGACcatgcaccgtaacttcattacTTTTCTGCTTTTCCacgtttggtttaatttctggataTCCTCCCCATAGCCAATTAGTTTTGCTCCTACCTACCCGGTCTATGCATTAGCGTGCCTATACACGCATATCTCTGGATGCATGTGTATGCCCATAACACATCCGCCGATCATTACCTTATCAGCACGCCTGATAGGtgatttggcaactccaaaCTGAAGGGTACTCTGCATTTGACAAAGCCTATCTATGATTTCCTCGGCAAATAAAATCATACTATCAAAAACTACGTGATACGAAATTAAACATTTTACAAACACTGACCTTAAAGGTACTTGAATCggacatttgaaatttcaatttgaaggTTAACCAAAAAACTTTTAatacaaaatttcaataaaaaccaTAAATAGACATTAAATCTAAACTTAATTATGAACTCAGTTATTTGTCactaatcaaaaataaaaatatcatggAGAATGCTGCCAGACACACGATCGAGGTTGATGCTTTTAAGTAGGTGGACGAATTTGATAATTTTTGGGTATTGCAAGCCTGATCATAGCAAAGTTCGCATTCATCATTTTCGGTAGATTTGCACGATTGTCGTTCGGCCTCGCTCAATTGGGTTACACACCCTCTAGTGACCATGTTAtctaaaatattgaaatatttacagCTTCAGGTTTGCACTTATGCTCAATTTTCTCACCTTTTTGCATTGCGTAACATCCTCTATCCTTATATAAGTGAATGTTTCCAGGACACTTTGTGGCAGATGATCTGACTTGTTCCCCGACACATTCGACAGAAGTTTCACTATCACACTGAATGCAACTTTGGTAAATGGCGTTCTCGTTGTTACAATTATTTGAATCGCATATTTTACAATTTGGATTAGTTACGTCACAACCAGCCTCCAGACTGCAACCTCTACTGATGGATCCGTCACTATAttgaaaagtgtaacaagtttCGTTGAGATAAAAAGGTACGTCTCCTTTACAAGGACGTCCGTCATTCTTATTAAAACCCCAAGAACATTCAGACAAGTAGTAACACGCGATGCAAGACAATTGGGGTGGTCGAAGTAAGGGTATCCCATTGCAGTTATTAGTATCACAAGTTAGGCACTTTTGTGCGGCTTCAATACATTCGTCTCGGCTGTTATCAGACAAACATCCTCGAATTATCTTATTCTTCGATAGATACGCCATGCACCTGTCTTCGGCATCATAATTAGCGCAGGGCAAGGAGACTTCATTTTTCGACGTTATATTAAAGCAGGGAGTGGATCCATCGCAATGATAACAGCGTAATCTATCAGAGGGTATGATTTCGGAGTTGCACAGTTCACCAGTGCACGTTGCACAGTTTGGTTCATTTGGTTCGCATGTTAAATTGCCACTGGCACATCCTCGTACTGTATGCTGTCCAACGATTTTTGATATACATCCTGAACTACAGACTTTTTGATCGATTCTATCTAGTGCGGTTAATTGCGCACAATTAGGATCGTCTTCAGAGGAACAGCTGTAACAATAGCGCATTTCAAAGTTATTACATCCCTTTTTACCCTCACAAGAAGCACATCCTTCCGTTAGATTAGTACTGCCGCAGCCACGTGTAACGATGCCATCTGTGGAGcataaaaaatgtaaagttgAATGAAATAGAATTAAATCATATTCTTGAATTTAGCTGATACTCACCATCTAGACAACTAAAACAGGTTGATAGACCGTAGTCATCACAGGTTTTTGGCTGCAGTTCCGCTAAATTTCCAGCACAGTTGGGATCCGTTCGAGAATCACACGTGTAACACATAGCTTCTGGTATGCATTCGTCATTACACCTGTCTATCATGCATTGTTCTACACTCTCATCCAGATTTTCCAATTCTTCCGGGTCAAAATCTGTGCTGGAGCAGCCTCGCTCCACGAGATCTCCAGTCCTTCTCATGTAGCAAGAGTCATTCCTTCCCAACAACGGGAATACCGTGCAAGTATCAACTACAGGAATCTTGCAATCTTCTTCTGGTGCAGGATCCCGAACGCAATCTTTGTTTGTATTCGAGGAGCATTTAAAACAGTTCAGTGAGCTTATAGCTACCTGATTGTTGCAGTTGTTATAGTCGCATGTTACCAAGAATGATGTCATGGTTACATTTCCGTCTGACATACAACCCCTTGTTGTGTTTTTGTCATCGAACACGTTAGTGTAACATTGATCGTTTTCATCGTAGTTCAGGCATGATCTTGTGGAGCCATAGGGCGAAAAGCAATCAGTACCTGAACATTTGTAACATCGAAGACGATCGCTCGGATATATCAGATTGTTGCAATGTTCGCTTATTGAGCATACTTCCATCTGAGAGTAGTTTGGAGGGAGGTCTGATTCACATCCACGGAAAGTTACCCCGTCCACTattgaagaagaaaataaaagatattAGCTCTAAGAATTTACTAGTTTATAATATTTTTCGTTGGTTTGGCAAAGCTGCTTCTACCTTTCCATTTGACAAGCTGATAAAACATCAGAAGTGCCCATGATAATGGTATACTCCAGTGTGGTAAGTAAATCCGGCTCAGTAACTTCTTAATGATATTTGCATATCCTGCTGGCCGCAAGACTAAGTGAAGGAAGTGAATATGAAATAATTTACTGAGTACTATCCACAGTGAATTCTTAAAGAAATTGGTGGCATCGGAGAAGAGGATAAGTAAAGTAGAGAAAGGACTTTTCAACTGCGGTAAATCCTACCTACTCTCTCTTGAAAGTCTTTatcattataaaaaaatatcaccGAGGAACTATTGAGTGCCCTTCGGAAGAGGCATTCTTATCTGTGCTCTGCCAACAACTCGATGCGTTggtgccaaaagccgcgacTTTTAACATTAATGCGGCAACAAAAAGGGTATAAACTCCTCTAGACAAATGCAAGGAGGGGGGTCTGCCTTAACCGTAGACCTAGCTTTTGTCAGGCCTACACTCGCGCGTGGAAtaccctggtgcgtcagcgaggaCAACCCCCACAGCGGTCACCAGGAAATTATCTTTGAGTTATGGGTGAAGCTACTGGGAGGaaaaccatcatgcccgaagctGAGAAAGATGGCAGGCTAGTCTACAAAAGCTTTgggtgagcagaccttcatagaggcgtagctagaccaacctaataaagcaggcgttTCGacaggcagaatcgaccaagggcaaaaagagcgcgcttataaggaagcccgcaaaaccctcatgGGGCACTGACAGCTTCCAGCAACCTTTGAATATGACGACAATTACACCAGTTCGCGGTGGTGAGCTGCtgaagatctgcggtagaataggaaatAGCAAAGCTCCGAGCCAGTATGGCgtaccgaatagggcccttaagcttgcgtgaaatccagaccggacatgtttgttGAGTTGTccaaagcgtgcatgtccgaggggttATTTcctgcggcatggaagcggtagAAGCCACTACTgcttaaggctggtaaacctccaggtaaacgaacctcctacaggcctatatgtgtttttggacactgtggagaAAATGTTCCCGATTGTTGATAGCCAGAAAGGCCTCTCAGTTCCGTAAAGCTACATCAACCGTtgctgccatcaaaatggtcacTGGCTTTTCCGAAGATGTAATTCGCGGAAAGGgtggtactagcaaatattgcgtggtggtgatccTGGACGTGTGAAAGGCACTGATTTCGGCGAATTTGGAACCTAGCATAGGCATCTCTGGCGAGGATTGGTATTCTTGCCTATCCCGCAACCATTGTCAACCgctatttacaagaatggaGTATGTTGATTCTGCAGGCATCCCTAAGGGGTCCGTACTGGGCTCACTGTTGTGTaccatcatgtacaacgatgttcttaattttCCCATTCggggaaacatttcattactttTAAGTTAAAGATTTCGCCAGTACTTGTAcaagtttaaactggataccttgccacattgtccaaactgcaatggagttccagaggacccagagcacatattcttccactgtccaagatttgtggaagaaaggaagaacctggaGGAGACCCTAGGAGAGGCGTTAgtatcagaaaatctggtgcgaagaccgcatctatccagagcaaactattCTAttcaaaaccctaaaaaacgCTTCTAAATTCCATATAACTCATTGAGCTGTGACTGATTGTCGGCTTAGTTTCTGAGTACTTAAACCGTAGTGGTTTATTGCCCTCGACGACCCCGTCTAACGGTGAATATGAACGAAAAATTGAATGTTCAATATTTCCATAGGCGGGATCAGGAAGGAATTGCTCTGTCCATTTCGCGTCCTCTTTATAAGATCTACACTAATCATCTCCAGCTAGTGAGTTATGGTCAGTCAGAATGCTCATTGCCAaggctactgatactccagttACTGGTTACTGTTACGGTATGGGAGACATTGAAATTCCTTTTATCAAagcatttttca is a window encoding:
- the LOC119646997 gene encoding uncharacterized protein LOC119646997 isoform X4 — protein: MEVCSISEHCNNLIYPSDRLRCYKCSGTDCFSPYGSTRSCLNYDENDQCYTNVFDDKNTTRGCMSDGNVTMTSFLVTCDYNNCNNQVAISSLNCFKCSSNTNKDCVRDPAPEEDCKIPVVDTCTVFPLLGRNDSCYMRRTGDLVERGCSSTDFDPEELENLDESVEQCMIDRCNDECIPEAMCYTCDSRTDPNCAGNLAELQPKTCDDYGLSTCFSCLDDGIVTRGCGSTNLTEGCASCEGKKGCNNFEMRYCYSCSSEDDPNCAQLTALDRIDQKVCSSGCISKIVGQHTVRGCASGNLTCEPNEPNCATCTGELCNSEIIPSDRLRCYHCDGSTPCFNITSKNEVSLPCANYDAEDRCMAYLSKNKIIRGCLSDNSRDECIEAAQKCLTCDTNNCNGIPLLRPPQLSCIACYYLSECSWGFNKNDGRPCKGDVPFYLNETCYTFQYSDGSISRGCSLEAGCDVTNPNCKICDSNNCNNENAIYQSCIQCDSETSVECVGEQVRSSATKCPGNIHLYKDRGCYAMQKDNMVTRGCVTQLSEAERQSCKSTENDECELCYDQACNTQKLSNSSTYLKASTSIVCLAAFSMIFLFLISDK
- the LOC119646997 gene encoding uncharacterized protein LOC119646997 isoform X2, with protein sequence MKVLRASGSAALLLIIAGFLTVEVASFGCYSCWSNVTQECAVGPVVDAPREDCPESDLSCVTAIVDGVTFRGCESDLPPNYSQMEVCSISEHCNNLIYPSDRLRCYKCSGTDCFSPYGSTRSCLNYDENDQCYTNVFDDKNTTRGCMSDGNVTMTSFLVTCDYNNCNNQVAISSLNCFKCSSNTNKDCVRDPAPEEDCKIPVVDTCTVFPLLGRNDSCYMRRTGDLVERGCSSTDFDPEELENLDESVEQCMIDRCNDECIPEAMCYTCDSRTDPNCAGNLAELQPKTCDDYGLSTCFSCLDDGIVTRGCGSTNLTEGCASCEGKKGCNNFEMRYCYSCSSEDDPNCAQLTALDRIDQKVCSSGCISKIVGQHTVRGCASGNLTCEPNEPNCATCTGELCNSEIIPSDRLRCYHCDGSTPCFNITSKNEVSLPCANYDAEDRCMAYLSKNKIIRGCLSDNSRDECIEAAQKCLTCDTNNCNGIPLLRPPQLSCIACYYLSECSWGFNKNDGRPCKGDVPFYLNETCYTFQYSDGSISRGCSLEAGCDVTNPNCKICDSNNCNNENAIYQSCIQCDSETSVECVGEQVRSSATKCPGNIHLYKDRGCYAMQKDNMVTRGCVTQLSEAERQSCKSTENDECELCYDQACNTQKLSNSSTYLKASTSIVCLAAFSMIFLFLISDK